The Triticum aestivum cultivar Chinese Spring chromosome 3A, IWGSC CS RefSeq v2.1, whole genome shotgun sequence genome includes a region encoding these proteins:
- the LOC123061591 gene encoding pentatricopeptide repeat-containing protein At3g22690 yields MRYLYFRPNTASQARACRDHLLTHLDQCSSRAHLAELHGRLIRAHLRPNPSAVGRLVALLASPVARHDMPYARRVFDRMAQPTAFVWNCMIRGYNSCDAPADALRLFRAMLRRGVSPDNYTMAAAVSSSAAFAGCKSRSTGDAVHSLVRKTGFASDVFVMSGLVNFYGSFRSVDDARKVFEEMADRDVVSWTLMISAFAQCSQWDEALRLLAEMQSQGTKPNKVTVISLLSACGQEQDADRGRWVYARVDEYGIEADLDVRNALLSMYVKCGSMSDALKTFQLMPIRNTKSWNTLIDGFVQNGKHKEALRMFEEMLSDGIVPDLITLVSLLSSCAQLGDLQKGRYFHNYIKDHGIRCDIILHNSLINMYAKCGHMAAAEMVFGNMTQRDTVSWTAMVCGYVKGLQFTTAFSLFEEMKVVDVVSSEMALVSLLSACSQLGALDKGREIHTYIEEKSVTTDVWLESALVDMYAKCGCTDTAAEIFSTMQHKRTLTWNAMIGGLASNGQGKEAVEHFEQMLKLRDPKPDAITLKVVLGACAHVGMVDEGLHYFYLMLSLGIVPDIEHYGCVVDLLSRAGLLDEAYSFIKKMPIQPNPVIWGSLLAACRVHHKMELAKRIGQHIIELAPNDVGAHVLISNLHAEEGQWDDVEQVRGLMESRGVEKSSGRSSIQV; encoded by the coding sequence ATGCGTTACCTCTACTTCCGCCCCAACACGGCAAGCCAGGCGCGCGCCTGCCGCGACCATCTCCTCACCCACCTGGACCAATGCTCGTCGCGGGCCCACCTGGCTGAGCTCCACGGCCGGCTCATCCGCGCCCACCTCCGCCCCAATCCCTCCGCAGTCGGTCGGCTCGTCGCCCTCCTCGCCTCCCCTGTGGCGAGGCATGACATGCCCTACGCGcgcagggtgttcgacagaatggcCCAACCGACCGCCTTCGTCTGGAACTGCATGATTCGAGGGTACAACAGTTGCGACGCGCCTGCGGATGCATTGAGGTTGTTCAGGGCGATGCTTCGGAGGGGAGTCTCTCCTGATAATTACACCATGGCTGCGGCGGTGTCCTCGAGCGCTGCATTCGCCGGCTGCAAGTCGAGGTCAACTGGGGACGCGGTACATTCCTTGGTTCGCAAGACTGGCTTTGCATCGGATGTGTTCGTCATGTCAGGCCTTGTTAATTTCTACGGCTCCTTCAGAAGTGTCGATGATGCAAGGAAGGTTTTCGAAGAGATGGCCGATCGGGATGTGGTGTCGTGGACACTGATGATCTCGGCTTTTGCACAGTGCAGTCAGTGGGATGAGGCGTTAAGGTTGCTTGCTGAGATGCAATCACAAGGCACTAAGCCGAACAAGGTCACCGTTATAAGTCTCCTTTCTGCATGCGGCCAAGAGCAGGATGCTGACAGAGGCCGGTGGGTGTATGCACGCGTTGATGAGTACGGCATTGAGGCTGATTTGGATGTCAGGAATGCACTTTTAAGCATGTACGTGAAATGCGGATCCATGTCGGACGCATTGAAAACATTTCAGCTCATGCCAATAAGAAATACTAAATCATGGAACACGTTGATTGATGGGTTTGTGCAAAATGGGAAGCATAAGGAAGCACTAAGAATGTTTGAAGAGATGTTATCAGATGGTATAGTTCCTGATCTGATTACCCTCGTAAGTCTCTTATCGTCATGTGCTCAGCTTGGTGATCTCCAGAAAGGAAGATACTTTCACAATTATATCAAAGATCATGGGATCCGCTGTGACATCATCCTTCATAATTCTTTGATTAACATGTATGCTAAATGTGGCCATATGGCTGCAGCAGAAATGGTTTTTGGAAATATGACACAAAGGGATACCGTGTCCTGGACAGCTATGGTTTGTGGTTATGTGAAAGGACTTCAGTTTACAACGGCCTTCAGTTTATTTGAAGAGATGAAGGTTGTAGATGTTGTGTCAAGTGAAATGGCACTGGTTAGTCTACTTTCTGCTTGTTCCCAGCTAGGAGCACTTGATAAAGGGAGAGAGATACACACTTATATAGAAGAGAAGAGTGTAACAACAGACGTATGGCTTGAAAGTGCCCTGGTGGATATGTATgcaaaatgtggttgcactgataCAGCCGCTGAAATATTCAGTACAATGCAGCACAAGCGAACCCTCACATGGAATGCTATGATTGGAGGTCTTGCCAGCAACGGACAGGGAAAAGAAGCAGTGGAGCACTTTGAACAAATGCTGAAGCTAAGAGACCCAAAGCCTGATGCTATCACTCTAAAGGTAGTTCTTGGTGCCTGTGCACATGTAGGAATGGTTGATGAGGGGCTGCATTACTTCTATTTGATGTTGAGCCTTGGTATTGTCCCTGATATTGAGCACTATGGTTGCGTAGTAGACCTCCTGAGTAGAGCTGGGCTGCTAGACGAAGCATATAGTTTTATCAAGAAGATGCCAATACAGCCCAATCCAGTAATTTGGGGATCACTTCTTGCAGCTTGTAGAGTTCATCACAAAATGGAACTAGCAAAGAGAATTGGACAGCACATCATCGAATTAGCTCCTAATGACGTGGGAGCACATGTCCTAATTTCGAACTTACATGCTGAAGAAGGTCAGTGGGATGATGTAGAACAAGTAAGAGGGCTGATGGAAAGCAGAGGTGTAGAGAAATCATCTGGTCGTAGCTCCATCCAAGTCTAG